The Euphorbia lathyris chromosome 8, ddEupLath1.1, whole genome shotgun sequence genome has a window encoding:
- the LOC136202749 gene encoding synaptotagmin-5-like, with product MSFFFGLVVGLVVGLGLIVAFVRSENGRSKLRSQLANTVAAFARMTVEDSKKILPPQFYPPWVVFSEKQKLTWLNQHLTKIWPYVNEAASELIKASVEPVLEQYRPIVLSSLKFSRFTLGTIAPQFTGISIIEGGESGITMELEMNWDGNPNIILGIKTRLGLSLPVQVKDLGFTGVFRLIFQPLVTEFPCFGAVCFSLRQKKKMDFTLKVIGGDISKIPGISDAIEGTIRDAIEDAITWPTRKVIPIIPGDYSYLELKPVGTLEVKLVQAKDLTNKDLIGKSDPFAELYIRPLRDRIKTSKTINNDLNPIWNEHYEFVVEDASTQHLVVKIFDDEGLQASELLGCAQVQLRELQPGKVKDVWLNLVKDLEVQRDNKSRGKVHLELLYFPFEMENVNPFAPSVSMTSLEKILKSGDGTEIADARRKDIIIRGVLSVTVISAEDLPSVDLMGKSDPFVILIMKKAGTRNQTRVVNDSLNPVWNQTFDFVVEDGLHEMLIAEVWDHDTFGKDYMGRCILTLTKVIVEGEYKDKFEVEGAKSGSLYLSLKWIPQPIYRDST from the exons ATGTCTTTTTTCTTCGGTTTAGTTGTTGGCCTCGTCGTTGGCCTTGGCCTCATTGTTGCCTTTGTACGGTCTGAGAATGGCCGATCCAAGTTGCGCTCTCAGCTC GCAAATACTGTAGCTGCGTTTGCGAGGATGACGGTAGAGGACTCTAAAAAGATCTTGCCTCCTCAATTCTATCCTCCCTGGGTCGTTTTCTCTGAGAAACAGAAGTT GACTTGGCTCAATCAACATCTTACAAAGATCTGGCCCTATGTCAATGAG GCAGCGTCTGAGTTGATAAAGGCTTCAGTTGAACCTGTTCTTGAGCAATATAGGCCGATCGTACTGTCATCTCTTAAATTTTCCAGGTTCACTCTTGGAACTATTGCACCACAATTCACAG gaatttCTATTATTGAAGGTGGAGAGAGTGGCATTACAATGGAGTTGGAAATGAATTGGGATGGGAATCCAAACATAATACTTGGTATCAAGACTAGGCTTGGTCTGTCGCTTCCTGTGCAG GTGAAAGATTTGGGATTTACCGGGGTCTTCAGGTTGATCTTTCAGCCACTGGTTACTGAGTTTCcttgctttggagctgtttgTTTTTCCCTGAGACAAAAG AAAAAAATGGATTTTACACTTAAAGTTATCGGCGGCGACATATCAAAAATTCCTGGAATATCTGATGCTATTGAG GGGACGATAAGGGATGCGATTGAAGATGCTATTACCTGGCCTACTCGGAAAGTTATTCCAATTATACCTGGGGACTACAG TTATTTGGAGTTAAAGCCTGTTGGAACATTGGAAGTAAAGCTCGTGCAAGCAAAGGATTTGACAAACAAAGATCTCATTGGGAAGTCAGATCCCTTTGCTGAACTGTACATACGTCCTCTGCGTGACAGAATAAAAACCAGTAAAACAATT AACAACGATCTCAATCCAATCTGGAATGAACACTATGAATTTGTTGTTGAAGATGCATCAACTCAACACTTGGTGGTAAAGATCTTTGATGATGAAGGATTGCAGGCATCTGAGCTCCTTGGATGTGCTCAAGTGCAGCTACGTGAACTTCAACCTGGTAAAGTAAAAGATGTGTGGTTGAATCTGGTGAAAGATTTGGAAGTTCAAAGGGATAATAAAAGCAGGGGTAAG GTTCACTTGGAGCTTTTGTATTTTCCTTTTGAAATGGAGAATGTCAATCCATTTGCTCCTAGCGTTTCTATGACCTCCTTGGAGAAAATTCTTAAAAGTGGCGATGGGACAGAAATTGCTGATGCCCGGAGAAAGGACATCATTATCAGAGGAGTTCTTTCTGTAACTGTGATATCTGCCGAAGACTTGCCTTCAGTTGATTTGATGGGAAAGTCAGACCCCTTTGTCATTCTCATAATGAAGAAGGCAGGGACAAGAAACCAAACCAGG GTAGTGAATGACAGTTTGAACCCAGTGTGGAATCAAACATTTGATTTTGTTGTTGAGGATGGACTACATGAAATGCTAATTGCTGAAGTTTGGGATCACGACACATTTGGCAAg GACTACATGGGAAGATGTATCCTGACATTGACGAAGGTAATAGTGGAGGGCGAGTATAAAGACAAGTTTGAGGTAGAGGGGGCTAAATCTGGATCATTGTATTTGAGCCTCAAGTGGATTCCACAACCTATTTATCGAGATTCCACCTGA